TTATTTCATCTTTTCTAAGGAACAATTTTGATTCATTAAGATATACCATAGGTTCAACATTTTCTGTATCTACTTCTTTAAGGTTATCAAAATAAGAGATTATTTCTTCTATATCTTTGAGAATCTTCGTCCTTTCTTCACCGCTAAGTTTAAGAGCCGAAAGCTTTTCAATCTTTTCCAAATCGATTTTCATTACTTAACCTCCAGATGAAATTAATTTCTTAAATTCCTCTTCGTTAATGATATTTATACCTAACGCTTTTGCCTTGTCTAACTTTGAGCCTGGATCTTTCCCTGCAACTAAATAATCAACCCTTTTACTTACACTATTTGTTGATGTGCCTCCTAAACTTTCAACAAGATGTTCTGCTTCACTTCGAGTAAAACTTTCAAGTGTCCCCGTAAAAACAAAAACTTTATTTTTTAATGGAGCTTCCTTTTTCTCCTCCAAAACATATTCCATTTTTACGCCTGCGTTCTTTAGTTTTTCAATTACTTTCTTATTCTCAGGTGAAGCGAAAAAGTCAACTATAGATTTTGCAGTGATTGGGCCTATGCCTTCTACTTGCGTTAAGTCTTCAACTGAGGCATTCATTAAGGCATCAAGTGTTTTAAAGATTGAAACAAGTATTTCAGCTGTTCTTTTACCTACATTTGCTATTCCCAGGGCATTAATTAAATTAGGTAAAGGCCTTGATTTACTTTCTTCAATATTTCTTAAAATTTTTGAAGCAAGCACATCCCCCATTCTTTCAAGTTTCATTAGGTCTTCCTTTTT
This genomic window from Caldisericaceae bacterium contains:
- the gatC gene encoding Asp-tRNA(Asn)/Glu-tRNA(Gln) amidotransferase subunit GatC, translating into MKIDLEKIEKLSALKLSGEERTKILKDIEEIISYFDNLKEVDTENVEPMVYLNESKLFLRKDEIKVGLSVKDIEKLRELFYDGFFKVKRIIGE
- the ligA gene encoding NAD-dependent DNA ligase LigA (this protein catalyzes the formation of phosphodiester linkages between 5'-phosphoryl and 3'-hydroxyl groups in double-stranded DNA using NAD as a coenzyme and as the energy source for the reaction; essential for DNA replication and repair of damaged DNA; similar to ligase LigB); protein product: KAGSVIPEVVRVVKEKRTGKEVPFKMVDRCPVCGSKVVRAEGFAATVCINVRCPAQVKERIIHFVSRDAMDIESLGEKLIAALVDKGLISDYADIYYLKKEDLMKLERMGDVLASKILRNIEESKSRPLPNLINALGIANVGKRTAEILVSIFKTLDALMNASVEDLTQVEGIGPITAKSIVDFFASPENKKVIEKLKNAGVKMEYVLEEKKEAPLKNKVFVFTGTLESFTRSEAEHLVESLGGTSTNSVSKRVDYLVAGKDPGSKLDKAKALGINIINEEEFKKLISSGG